In Streptomyces nodosus, one DNA window encodes the following:
- a CDS encoding MOSC and FAD-binding oxidoreductase domain-containing protein codes for MATLLSVNVGMPKDVPWQGRTVHTGVWKAPVHGPRMVRRLNIDGDGQGDLAGHGGEMRAVLVYQVQSYRYWRDRLGRDDLTFGVFGENFTVDGLPDDDVCIGDRYRIGEAEFEVTQPRVTCYRVGMRLGEPAMASLLVAHHRPGFYLRVVTEGQVQAGDEITLTRRGPEELSVAEIDALLYLPGRDPEKLRRALNIPALSPGWQQSFRELTGDRRPRTEPGRPGFRALRVTRIVPETPEVSSLYLDSTDGTPLPEARPGQYLSLRVAMADGTPAVRSYSLSSAPGAGSYRISVKREPHGRVSGYLHTRLRPGDLVETAGPRGTFVLEDGTRPVVLVSAGIGATPVLAMLHRLAAVRDPRPVWWIHTAHDRAHHPFAEESRALLAQLPHAHTYINYTAADDIALRPGGAPVHRGRLTADSPAVVSVPADADVYLCGPPAFMDDLGRYLRDHGVRPERIRTEAFGALPAITPGVAATAPVRPHQPAGPAGTGPRVTFARSGITTPWAPARASLLELAEACDIPTRWSCRTGVCHTCVTPLVSGDVVYTTEPLEPPEPGTVLVCCSRPTTEVVLDL; via the coding sequence ATGGCGACGCTGCTGTCCGTCAATGTGGGGATGCCCAAGGACGTCCCCTGGCAGGGCAGGACGGTCCACACCGGTGTCTGGAAGGCCCCCGTGCACGGCCCCCGGATGGTGCGGCGGCTGAACATCGACGGGGACGGCCAGGGCGACCTGGCCGGGCACGGGGGCGAGATGCGCGCCGTCCTCGTGTACCAGGTGCAGTCCTATCGGTACTGGCGGGACCGACTCGGCCGCGACGACCTCACCTTCGGCGTCTTCGGGGAGAACTTCACCGTCGACGGGCTGCCCGACGACGACGTGTGCATCGGCGACCGGTACCGCATCGGCGAAGCCGAGTTCGAGGTCACCCAGCCCCGTGTCACCTGCTATCGCGTGGGCATGCGCCTGGGCGAACCCGCCATGGCCTCCCTGCTGGTGGCCCACCACCGGCCGGGCTTCTACCTACGGGTCGTCACCGAGGGACAGGTCCAGGCCGGTGACGAGATCACCCTCACCCGAAGGGGACCGGAGGAACTCAGCGTCGCCGAGATCGACGCGCTGCTCTATCTGCCCGGCCGCGACCCCGAGAAGCTGCGCCGGGCGCTCAACATCCCCGCCCTCAGCCCGGGTTGGCAGCAGTCGTTCCGCGAACTCACCGGCGACCGCCGCCCTCGCACGGAGCCGGGCCGGCCGGGCTTCAGGGCACTGCGCGTCACCCGCATCGTCCCGGAGACCCCGGAAGTCTCCTCCCTGTACCTCGACTCCACCGACGGCACACCACTGCCCGAGGCACGGCCCGGCCAGTATCTTTCCCTCCGGGTCGCCATGGCGGACGGCACCCCCGCGGTGCGGAGCTACTCCCTGTCCTCCGCGCCCGGGGCCGGCAGCTATCGCATCAGTGTGAAGCGTGAGCCCCACGGCCGGGTCAGCGGCTATCTCCACACCAGGCTCCGTCCCGGGGACCTGGTGGAGACCGCCGGCCCTCGCGGAACGTTCGTCCTGGAGGACGGCACCCGCCCCGTCGTCCTCGTCTCCGCGGGCATCGGCGCCACCCCCGTGCTGGCCATGCTCCACCGGCTCGCCGCGGTACGGGACCCACGCCCGGTGTGGTGGATCCACACGGCCCATGACCGCGCCCACCACCCCTTCGCCGAGGAGTCCCGGGCACTCCTGGCACAACTCCCCCACGCCCACACGTACATCAACTACACCGCGGCCGACGACATCGCCCTCCGGCCCGGCGGAGCCCCCGTCCACCGGGGCCGTCTGACCGCCGATTCACCGGCCGTCGTGAGCGTCCCGGCCGACGCCGATGTCTATCTGTGCGGGCCGCCCGCCTTCATGGACGACCTCGGCCGGTATCTGCGCGATCACGGGGTGAGGCCCGAACGGATCCGCACCGAGGCGTTCGGCGCCCTCCCCGCCATCACCCCCGGTGTCGCGGCCACCGCCCCGGTCCGGCCGCATCAGCCGGCGGGCCCCGCCGGCACCGGCCCCCGGGTCACCTTCGCCCGCAGCGGGATCACCACCCCCTGGGCGCCCGCCCGCGCCTCACTGCTCGAGCTCGCCGAAGCCTGTGACATCCCCACCCGCTGGTCCTGCCGCACCGGTGTCTGCCACACCTGTGTCACCCCTCTCGTCTCCGGCGACGTCGTCTACACCACCGAGCCCCTCGAACCCCCGGAGCCCGGCACCGTCCTCGTCTGCTGCAGCCGGCCGACCACCGAGGTCGTCCTCGACCTCTAG
- a CDS encoding CGNR zinc finger domain-containing protein, translated as MTDRERQEALLDLLNTTPVIAGVAQDLLADPEAASSWQRAHGGSGGTDEHRHLRQARDALQEVVRGQRPVASLAPLVEGVVSRPQLSPSGVSWELDLPKERRMAVEAVLTWSALQKTMPGRLRPCANPECRLFLLDRSKPNRARWCSMAACGNRMKARRHYQRTRDGAAG; from the coding sequence ATGACCGATCGGGAGCGGCAGGAAGCGCTGCTGGACCTGCTCAACACCACACCGGTGATCGCCGGGGTGGCCCAGGACCTGCTGGCGGATCCGGAAGCCGCCAGCTCCTGGCAGCGGGCACACGGCGGCAGCGGCGGCACGGACGAGCACCGGCACCTCCGGCAGGCCCGCGACGCCCTCCAGGAGGTGGTGCGCGGCCAACGGCCCGTGGCATCGCTGGCCCCGCTGGTCGAGGGCGTCGTCTCCCGCCCGCAGCTCTCCCCCTCGGGGGTGTCCTGGGAGCTCGACCTCCCGAAGGAGCGCCGGATGGCGGTGGAGGCGGTGCTGACCTGGAGCGCGCTCCAGAAGACCATGCCCGGCAGGCTGCGGCCGTGCGCCAATCCGGAGTGCCGTCTCTTCCTTCTCGACCGCAGCAAACCCAACAGGGCCCGCTGGTGCTCGATGGCGGCCTGCGGCAACAGGATGAAGGCCAGGCGTCACTATCAGCGCACCCGGGACGGCGCGGCCGGGTGA
- a CDS encoding alpha/beta fold hydrolase, protein MIPTVHHRTATVDGLDVFYREAGDPRAPHVVLLHGFPTSSHMFRHLIPALADRYHVVAPDHIGFGQSAMPAPQDFPYSFEALTRITSGLLRQQGVDRFAMYVQDYGAPIGWRLALQAPERITAIVTQNGNAYVEGFVKPFWDVVFAYARTPGPDTEAPMRDALTVGSTRWQYLNGVADPSLVSPDNWVHDQALLDRPGNDEIQLTLFRDYPTNVDLYPQVQQYFRDSRVPLLAVWGANDEIFGPAGAEAFGRDLPGAEIHLLESGHFALESHLGTITDHIRDFLGRTLT, encoded by the coding sequence GTGATCCCCACGGTCCATCACCGCACCGCCACCGTCGACGGCCTCGATGTCTTCTACCGGGAGGCCGGCGATCCCCGGGCGCCCCATGTGGTACTGCTCCACGGCTTCCCGACGAGCTCGCACATGTTCCGTCATCTGATCCCGGCGCTGGCCGACCGGTACCACGTCGTCGCCCCCGACCACATCGGCTTCGGTCAGTCGGCGATGCCCGCCCCGCAGGACTTCCCCTACTCCTTCGAGGCCCTCACCCGGATCACCTCAGGTCTGCTCCGGCAACAGGGCGTCGACCGCTTCGCGATGTATGTGCAGGACTACGGCGCGCCCATCGGCTGGCGGCTCGCGCTCCAGGCCCCGGAGCGCATCACCGCGATCGTCACCCAGAACGGCAACGCCTATGTCGAGGGCTTCGTCAAACCCTTCTGGGACGTGGTGTTCGCCTACGCCCGGACGCCCGGCCCCGACACCGAGGCGCCGATGCGGGACGCCCTGACCGTCGGGAGCACCCGGTGGCAGTATCTGAACGGAGTTGCCGACCCCAGCCTGGTCAGCCCCGACAACTGGGTCCACGACCAGGCACTGCTGGACCGGCCGGGCAATGACGAGATCCAGCTCACGCTCTTCCGCGACTACCCGACCAATGTGGACCTCTATCCGCAGGTCCAGCAGTACTTCCGCGATTCCCGGGTTCCGCTGCTGGCGGTCTGGGGCGCCAACGACGAGATCTTCGGCCCCGCAGGCGCGGAGGCGTTCGGCCGGGACCTGCCCGGTGCCGAGATCCATCTGCTCGAATCCGGCCACTTCGCCCTGGAGAGCCACCTCGGCACCATCACGGACCACATCCGCGACTTCCTGGGCCGCACCCTCACCTGA
- a CDS encoding MFS transporter: MTPLLPAAGPQRVIAVSNFVYTIGSGLYLTAGVLYFTQAVRLPAGQVGLGLGIAGLVSLALGIAVGHLADRRGARGVYATTLVVQALATAGFVLADSFGTFVLAVCVATGAKAAGLAARSPLIRHYGGERPQEFRAYLRAVTNVGISLGALLAGWVVQVGTHTAYQLMVIGNAAALAASAAVLVLLPSIAPMATAGGPRWIALRDRPYLVLTLIDGVMAVQFKVLTVALPLWLFAATSAPRWLVSGTMVTSTVIVVVFQVRASRAVDSPSAGGAAYRRSGVAFLASCSLISLAAGIPAPPAATLLMVAVVIHTVGELWHSAAGFEVSFALAPQHATGQYLGVFGLGAGLAEAVGPWLLISLCITWGRPGWYVVGALFTLTGLAAPPAVRWAQHRRQGGQVASHGRRRKGLAPNASQS; this comes from the coding sequence ATGACCCCACTGCTGCCGGCCGCCGGACCGCAACGCGTCATCGCCGTCTCGAACTTCGTCTACACCATCGGCAGCGGCCTCTATCTCACCGCCGGGGTGCTGTACTTCACTCAGGCGGTCCGTCTCCCGGCAGGTCAGGTGGGGTTGGGACTCGGTATCGCCGGTCTTGTCTCGCTGGCGCTGGGCATCGCCGTCGGTCATCTCGCGGACCGGCGCGGAGCCCGGGGTGTCTATGCCACCACCCTGGTCGTCCAGGCGCTGGCCACCGCCGGGTTCGTCCTGGCCGACAGCTTCGGCACGTTCGTCCTCGCGGTCTGCGTCGCCACCGGCGCGAAGGCGGCGGGACTGGCCGCGCGTTCCCCACTGATCAGGCATTACGGAGGTGAGCGGCCCCAGGAGTTCCGGGCCTATCTCCGTGCCGTGACCAATGTCGGCATCTCCCTCGGCGCACTGCTGGCAGGCTGGGTCGTCCAGGTCGGCACCCACACCGCCTACCAGCTCATGGTCATCGGCAATGCGGCGGCTCTCGCGGCCTCCGCGGCCGTTCTGGTGCTTCTGCCGTCGATCGCGCCCATGGCCACCGCCGGCGGCCCTCGCTGGATCGCGCTCCGGGACCGGCCCTACCTTGTGCTCACTCTCATCGACGGCGTCATGGCCGTCCAGTTCAAGGTGCTCACCGTGGCCCTGCCGCTGTGGCTGTTCGCGGCCACCAGCGCACCACGCTGGCTCGTGTCGGGCACCATGGTCACCAGCACCGTCATCGTCGTGGTGTTCCAGGTGCGGGCCAGTCGCGCCGTGGACTCCCCCTCGGCCGGCGGAGCGGCCTACCGCCGGTCCGGTGTGGCCTTCCTGGCCTCCTGCTCGCTGATCTCGCTGGCCGCGGGGATTCCCGCCCCGCCGGCCGCGACACTGCTCATGGTCGCGGTGGTGATCCATACCGTCGGCGAGCTGTGGCATTCCGCGGCAGGTTTCGAGGTGTCCTTCGCTCTCGCCCCGCAGCACGCCACCGGGCAGTACCTCGGCGTGTTCGGCCTGGGAGCCGGGCTGGCCGAGGCCGTGGGGCCCTGGCTGCTGATCTCGCTCTGCATCACCTGGGGCCGACCCGGTTGGTACGTCGTGGGAGCCCTGTTCACCCTGACCGGCCTGGCGGCGCCGCCTGCGGTCCGTTGGGCGCAACACCGCCGGCAAGGGGGCCAGGTCGCCTCGCACGGGCGTCGCCGGAAGGGACTTGCTCCGAACGCGTCCCAGTCCTGA
- a CDS encoding class F sortase produces MTLSQSASPDEPHSRSVSRGAGRALLWPAAAVALGSLLIHHSLASPQDSKPPTRSAAVAPSPAPVPALAAPPALDPTGAASGATRTPPALVVPRPTPTRMVIPQIGVDAPFTALSLAASGHLNAPPVNNKNLVGWFKDGAAPGERGTSIVVGHVDTKTGPAVFVLLRTLKPGNTVDITRADGKVARFSVDSVETYDKATFPDDRVYANAPTPQLRLITCGGAYNRSAHEYEANVVVFAHLMSLKRS; encoded by the coding sequence ATGACCCTCTCTCAGTCCGCATCGCCCGATGAACCGCACAGCAGATCTGTGTCCCGTGGCGCCGGCCGCGCGCTGCTGTGGCCGGCCGCAGCGGTGGCACTGGGCTCGCTGCTCATCCACCATTCACTGGCAAGTCCGCAGGACTCCAAGCCACCCACCCGGTCGGCCGCCGTCGCCCCGTCCCCGGCCCCGGTCCCGGCCCTCGCCGCGCCTCCGGCCCTCGACCCGACGGGGGCGGCCTCCGGGGCGACGAGGACTCCCCCGGCCCTGGTGGTTCCGCGGCCGACGCCGACGCGGATGGTGATTCCGCAGATCGGGGTCGACGCACCGTTCACCGCTCTCTCCCTGGCGGCCTCGGGTCACTTGAACGCGCCGCCCGTGAACAACAAGAATCTCGTCGGCTGGTTCAAGGACGGCGCCGCACCGGGGGAACGGGGAACGTCGATCGTGGTGGGCCATGTCGACACCAAGACCGGTCCTGCGGTGTTCGTACTGCTGCGCACCCTCAAGCCGGGCAACACGGTGGACATCACACGGGCGGACGGCAAGGTCGCCCGTTTCAGCGTCGACTCCGTCGAGACGTACGACAAGGCCACATTTCCCGACGACCGTGTCTATGCGAACGCCCCGACCCCTCAGCTGAGGCTCATCACCTGCGGTGGGGCCTACAACCGCAGCGCCCATGAGTATGAGGCCAATGTGGTGGTGTTCGCCCATCTCATGTCACTCAAACGTTCCTGA
- a CDS encoding heme ABC transporter ATP-binding protein, with product MRLPRSRSVPPPRPLPGEVLAETESLHVRLGAREVLRGVGITVRAGEVLALVGPNGAGKSTLLGALAADLPASEGVVRIHGRPTREWSAPELALRRAVLPQSATLSFPFTVEEVVRMGRAPHSATPAEDEAVVAEAMARTEVTGFAVRPFSALSGGERARVALARVLAQQAPLLLLDEPTAALDLRHQELVLRLCRDRARAGDAVVVVLHDLGLAAAYAHRVAILHGGRVAADGAPSEIFSARLLTEVYDQPVEVFRHPRTGALLVAPDRRS from the coding sequence ATGAGACTGCCGCGTTCACGTTCCGTGCCCCCGCCCCGGCCGCTGCCCGGCGAGGTGCTGGCCGAGACCGAGTCCCTGCATGTCCGCCTCGGCGCCCGCGAGGTGCTCAGAGGGGTCGGCATCACCGTCCGGGCGGGCGAGGTACTGGCCCTGGTCGGCCCCAACGGGGCCGGGAAGTCGACCCTGTTGGGCGCCCTGGCCGCCGATCTCCCGGCCTCCGAAGGGGTCGTACGCATCCATGGGCGTCCGACCCGGGAGTGGTCGGCGCCCGAACTCGCCCTGCGCCGCGCCGTCCTGCCCCAGAGCGCGACGCTCTCCTTCCCCTTCACGGTGGAGGAGGTGGTCCGGATGGGCCGGGCACCGCACTCCGCCACGCCCGCCGAGGACGAGGCGGTGGTGGCCGAGGCCATGGCACGGACCGAGGTGACCGGTTTCGCCGTACGACCGTTCTCCGCGCTCAGCGGTGGCGAGCGGGCCCGGGTGGCGCTCGCCCGGGTGCTGGCCCAGCAGGCTCCGCTGCTGCTGCTCGACGAGCCCACCGCCGCGCTCGATCTGCGTCATCAGGAACTGGTGCTGCGGCTGTGCCGTGACCGGGCGCGAGCCGGGGACGCGGTGGTGGTGGTGCTGCACGACCTGGGCCTGGCGGCCGCGTACGCGCATCGGGTCGCGATCCTGCACGGCGGTCGGGTCGCCGCCGACGGGGCACCGTCCGAAATCTTCTCCGCGCGCCTTCTCACTGAGGTCTACGACCAGCCCGTCGAGGTGTTCCGGCACCCCCGCACCGGCGCGCTGCTGGTGGCCCCGGACCGCAGGTCGTGA